The following coding sequences are from one Musa acuminata AAA Group cultivar baxijiao chromosome BXJ1-6, Cavendish_Baxijiao_AAA, whole genome shotgun sequence window:
- the LOC135676563 gene encoding uncharacterized protein LOC135676563 — protein MPRPGPRPYECVRRAWHSDRHQTIRGSIFQEIFRVANDVHSPATRKNKEFQEKLPFVVLKAEEIMYSKANSEAEYVDSKTLQDRVNDAIDTIIRKEDALESGDLLQPCIEAALNLGCVPRRVSKSQHRSNPGCYLSPIAHDVRATSVKISDSNRPNLDYMLGITPSLSNPQNSASQFPSWYTALFKPTHMTCSSFPEIKFNNSDVPRGHANSSIFNRSGCPIATKPPASYQERVSGPLANCTTPNLAGVYPLYYSDNQAAVVSCPFQITREPRHHLATGTAHCAESLGEAEIHFAASPIGNRNTIGASRGDSSHMETSKTGWDLSLRLGLPSPPSFEESTWTNDHEDAGSSNLSGASKYYGLPIARESAINLRHLMFP, from the exons ATGCCGAGGCCAGGGCCGAGGCCTTATGAGTGTGTGAGGCGTGCTTGGCACAGCGACAGGCACCAAACTATTCGAGGCTCCATCTTTCAAGAGATCTTTAG AGTGGCCAATGATGTTCACAGCCCTGCGACCAGGAAGAACAAAGAGTTTCAGGAGAAGCTCCCGTTCGTCGTTCTCAAGGCCGAGGAGATCATGTACTCCAAAGCCAACTCCGAG GCGGAGTATGTGGACTCCAAAACACTACAGGACCGAGTTAATGATGCAATTGACACCATCATTCGTAAGGAAGACGCCCTTGAGAGTGGAGACCTCTTGCAGCCCTGTATTGAAG CGGCTCTGAATCTTGGTTGTGTTCCCAGAAGAGTTTCAAAGAGCCAGCATCGCAGCAACCCAGGGTGCTATCTCAGCCCCATAGCACATGATGTTAGAGCTACCTCTGTGAAAATCTCAGATAGTAATAGACCCAACCTAGATTATATGTTGGGGATAACTCCTAGCCTTAGCAACCCACAAAACTCTGCTTCACAGTTTCCATCCTGGTACACTGCCTTGTTTAAACCCACACACATGACTTGTAGCAGCTTCCCAGAGATCAAGTTCAACAACTCTGATGTACCTCGTGGGCATGCAAATTCCTCTATTTTCAACAGGAGTGGGTGTCCCATCGCCACCAAGCCTCCTGCATCTTATCAAGAAAGGGTGTCTGGTCCGTTAGCAAACTGTACCACTCCGAACCTGGCTGGAGTATATCCTTTATACTATAGTGACAATCAAGCTGCAGTTGTTTCGTGTCCTTTCCAAATTACTCGGGAACCAAGACATCATTTAGCAACTGGCACTGCTCATTGTGCTGAGTCCCTTGGTGAGGCTGAGATCCATTTTGCAGCGAGCCCTATTGGCAACAGAAACACCATTGGTGCCTCAAGAGGTGATTCAAGCCACATGGAAACATCCAAAACCGGATGGGACTTGTCGCTCCGATTGGGACTGCCTTCACCTCCATCCTTTGAAGAAAGTACTTGGACAAATGATCATGAAGACGCTGGATCAAGTAACTTGAGTGGTGCAAGCAAGTACTACGGCCTTCCTATTGcaagagaaagtgctataaacctCAGACATTTGATGTTTCCTTAG